AGAAAAAGGAAGAAAAAATAGAAGAAGTTAAACGTGAATTCGGTGTATTTGATGTCATGAAGGAAATTGAAACGGAAATGACGGCCATCAGGAAAATAACCGATCAATATGTTCCCGAGCAAACCCCATCGAAACAGGCGGAACCTCCAGAACAAGCTGAAAAGGAAACGGTGAAGCCACCGAAGAAAAAACGGAAAAAAATCGAAAAAAAAGAATCTACTCGTGAGATCATAACCCGATTATCCAATCAACAAGGTTTTCCAAAGCCGTTATGTGAGGCGGTCATTAACGGAGAATCGCTTCGGTTCCACGTATTGGGGATGAAGGGGGAATCAGTGAAGATCAAAAGGGGAAACCGCATACACTTTGTTGCTCTTCCCGATATCATCAATGCCAAAATCATCGAAGAATCCAAGTGAAGGGAGCAATAGTGAATGTTTCTCCCACAAAATGAGTTGACCTTGTTTATAATATTAGGGTTGGCCTCCTTCAGGCTGACCCGATTGATTGTGTTCGATAAGATCACGGAGCCGCTGCGCCGCCCTTTTTTTAAAGAGATAGAGGAAAAGAATGAAGAAGGCGAAGTGGAAATATATTTAATGCCGAAAGAAAAGGGATTACTTGGTTGGGGCGGGCAATTGCTTAGCTGCTTTTGGTGCGTGGGTGTCTGGGTGAGCATTTTTTTGGTTTTCC
This genomic stretch from Peribacillus muralis harbors:
- a CDS encoding DUF1360 domain-containing protein; translated protein: MFLPQNELTLFIILGLASFRLTRLIVFDKITEPLRRPFFKEIEEKNEEGEVEIYLMPKEKGLLGWGGQLLSCFWCVGVWVSIFLVFLHVQQWFVGDAVVLILAVAAVGAIIEVIISKIMDN